A region from the Gemmatimonadota bacterium genome encodes:
- a CDS encoding FMN-binding negative transcriptional regulator, which yields MYTPRSFRVDDVAILHALIREHSFGILTSQDGARPVATHLPFMIDPERGGPNGTLIAHMARANPHWKTWTDETQVLAIFQGAHAYVSPGWYESQQTVPTWNYATVHAYGTPRLVHDPDELRAMVSPLVDLHEDYARSGWDRELMEPVMDRELKAIVGFEIPIDSLEGKFKFNQNRSREDQRRVAEQLQRSADPLERASAEIMRRNLAG from the coding sequence ATGTACACCCCGAGATCGTTTCGAGTCGACGACGTCGCCATTCTGCACGCGTTGATCCGCGAACACAGCTTCGGGATCCTGACGAGCCAGGACGGTGCCCGACCGGTGGCGACGCACCTGCCCTTCATGATCGACCCCGAGCGTGGTGGCCCCAACGGGACCTTGATCGCGCACATGGCTCGGGCGAATCCGCACTGGAAGACGTGGACCGACGAGACCCAGGTGCTGGCGATTTTTCAGGGAGCGCATGCCTATGTCTCGCCGGGATGGTACGAGTCCCAGCAGACCGTCCCGACGTGGAACTACGCGACCGTCCATGCCTACGGAACACCTCGGCTCGTCCACGATCCGGACGAGTTGCGGGCCATGGTGAGCCCGCTCGTGGACCTGCACGAGGACTACGCGCGCTCGGGCTGGGACCGTGAGCTCATGGAGCCGGTGATGGACCGCGAGCTGAAGGCGATCGTCGGCTTCGAGATCCCCATCGACTCGCTCGAGGGCAAGTTCAAGTTCAATCAGAACCGGTCACGCGAGGACCAGCGCCGCGTGGCGGAGCAGTTGCAGCGGTCTGCTGATCCCCT
- a CDS encoding nuclear transport factor 2 family protein yields MRVPVIAVLSVTLLFAVTTPVRSQTPETVDPTSLQDTIMSLDRALFDAFNRCDLVAFRTYLDENIEFYQDNDDVTTTRDELEPTFRSRCADGKASRLRRELLPETVEVHPIQGYGAVQLGTHRFWVTAAGEPDHLASTPRFVHLWHNRDGRWRITRVISFGH; encoded by the coding sequence ATGCGAGTGCCGGTCATTGCAGTCCTCTCGGTGACGCTTCTCTTCGCAGTGACGACGCCGGTCCGTTCCCAGACCCCCGAGACGGTGGACCCCACGTCCCTGCAGGACACGATCATGAGCCTGGACCGGGCTCTGTTCGACGCGTTCAACCGTTGTGATCTGGTCGCGTTCCGGACCTACCTCGACGAGAACATCGAGTTCTACCAGGACAACGACGACGTGACCACCACCCGGGACGAGCTGGAGCCGACCTTCCGGAGCCGCTGCGCCGACGGGAAGGCGTCGCGACTACGACGTGAGCTGCTTCCCGAGACCGTCGAGGTCCACCCGATCCAGGGATATGGCGCCGTGCAGCTGGGTACCCATCGCTTCTGGGTGACCGCCGCGGGCGAGCCGGACCACCTGGCGTCGACACCGCGGTTCGTCCATCTGTGGCACAACCGGGACGGGCGTTGGCGCATCACCCGCGTGATCAGCTTCGGGCACTAG
- a CDS encoding dihydrofolate reductase family protein: protein MRPLRYGINVTLDGCCDHRAGMVDEALHRYWADSLARADALLYGRVTYEMMESAWRASPSGALPDWMEPWMEPFARTIDASKKYVVSTTLERVDWNAELVRGDLKTAVEDLKRQPGRGLAVGGVKFPLALAELGLIDEYEFVVIPRLAGHGPRLLEGLSQYVDLTLVSRQEFASGAVALRYVPAG, encoded by the coding sequence ATGCGACCCCTGCGGTATGGCATCAACGTCACCTTGGACGGGTGTTGCGACCATCGCGCCGGCATGGTGGACGAAGCCCTGCACCGCTATTGGGCGGACAGCCTCGCGCGGGCCGACGCCCTGCTCTATGGCCGCGTGACCTACGAGATGATGGAGTCCGCGTGGCGGGCGTCCCCGTCGGGCGCCCTTCCGGATTGGATGGAACCCTGGATGGAGCCGTTCGCCCGGACCATAGACGCGTCAAAGAAGTACGTCGTGTCCACGACACTGGAGCGGGTCGATTGGAACGCGGAGCTTGTGCGCGGCGACCTGAAGACGGCCGTTGAAGACCTGAAGCGCCAACCCGGTCGGGGTCTGGCGGTGGGAGGCGTGAAGTTCCCGCTGGCCCTGGCGGAGCTGGGGCTGATCGACGAGTACGAGTTCGTGGTGATCCCCCGGCTGGCGGGCCACGGACCGCGGTTGCTCGAGGGGCTGTCGCAGTACGTCGACCTCACGCTGGTGAGCCGGCAGGAGTTCGCCTCGGGAGCGGTGGCGCTCCGCTATGTGCCTGCAGGGTGA
- a CDS encoding heavy metal-binding domain-containing protein, with amino-acid sequence MTTTGFDLSGYRIVSNLGVVRGVVVRSRSVFGTVGASFQTLWGGNISLFTELAERTRQQAFDTMLVQADVAGADAVIGIRYDATEVMSGVTEVICYGTAVKVESLED; translated from the coding sequence ATGACGACCACGGGCTTCGACCTGTCGGGGTATCGGATCGTGTCGAACCTGGGGGTGGTGCGGGGTGTCGTGGTCCGGTCGCGGTCGGTGTTCGGAACCGTGGGCGCCAGCTTCCAGACGTTGTGGGGCGGGAACATCTCCCTCTTCACGGAGCTCGCCGAGCGCACCCGCCAGCAGGCGTTCGACACCATGCTGGTGCAGGCGGACGTGGCCGGAGCGGACGCGGTGATCGGGATTCGCTACGATGCGACGGAAGTGATGTCGGGCGTAACCGAAGTGATCTGCTATGGGACCGCAGTGAAGGTGGAGTCACTGGAGGACTGA
- a CDS encoding FAD-dependent monooxygenase, translating to MTEYEAVVVGAGPTGLMLAGELALGGVNTAVFELRPDRGLQGARALGVSSRTLEVFDQRGIADRFLAAGKAAQITGFAVTRLDISDFPTRHNHGLALRQKHIERLLASWVAELGVPVLYGHEVTGFTQHATGVDVALAEGPPVRAAYLVGCDGGRSVVRKTAGIEFPGWDPTTSNLLAEVEMTETPPYGVHRSPAGVHAFGREEYEIKDGEIVYKDIGPIGVMVTEPTPDATTEPTLEDLRSLLIAACGTDYGVHNLTWISRFTDLTRQAAAYRSGRVFLAGDAAHVHSPIGGQGLSTGVQDAVNLGWKLAQVIRGTSPEGLLDTYHAERHPVGARVLKMTMAQVALHREDDRTRAAREVLGELLAMEEPRRHIAGIMSHLDIRYDLGPGHPLLGRRMPDLDLVTAGGPLRVFTLLHDARPVLLNFGAPLALDLSPWSARLRVVDATYDRRWELPVIGEVDAPAAVLVRPDGHVAWVGGGSDLGLADALSTWCGRPEGQGPRASRQRPGGRRDR from the coding sequence ATGACCGAATACGAAGCCGTGGTGGTTGGAGCCGGACCCACGGGCCTCATGCTCGCCGGCGAGCTCGCCTTGGGTGGTGTGAATACCGCGGTCTTCGAGCTCCGGCCGGACCGCGGGCTGCAAGGAGCACGCGCGCTCGGGGTTTCTTCTCGCACGCTCGAGGTGTTCGATCAGCGCGGGATCGCAGACCGATTCCTCGCTGCGGGCAAGGCGGCGCAGATCACCGGCTTTGCGGTGACACGCCTGGATATCAGCGACTTCCCGACCCGCCACAACCACGGACTTGCGCTGCGCCAGAAGCACATCGAGCGCCTGCTGGCGAGTTGGGTCGCGGAACTCGGTGTGCCCGTCCTCTACGGTCATGAAGTCACGGGGTTCACGCAGCACGCAACCGGGGTCGACGTGGCCCTGGCCGAGGGCCCGCCCGTGCGCGCGGCATACCTGGTCGGTTGCGACGGGGGTCGCAGCGTTGTGCGGAAGACCGCTGGCATCGAGTTCCCCGGCTGGGATCCGACGACCAGCAACCTCCTGGCAGAGGTCGAGATGACCGAGACGCCGCCCTATGGCGTGCATCGCTCACCGGCCGGTGTCCACGCGTTCGGCAGAGAGGAGTATGAGATCAAGGACGGCGAGATCGTCTACAAGGACATCGGACCCATCGGCGTGATGGTCACCGAGCCGACCCCCGACGCCACCACAGAACCGACGCTGGAGGACTTGAGGTCCCTGCTCATCGCCGCCTGCGGGACCGACTACGGCGTGCACAACCTGACCTGGATCTCCCGCTTCACGGACCTGACGCGGCAGGCAGCCGCGTATCGGAGCGGGCGTGTGTTCCTCGCCGGCGACGCAGCCCATGTTCATTCGCCGATCGGGGGGCAGGGGCTCAGCACCGGCGTCCAGGATGCGGTGAATCTCGGGTGGAAGCTGGCGCAAGTGATTCGCGGCACCTCCCCCGAAGGGCTCCTCGATACCTACCACGCCGAGCGACACCCGGTGGGCGCGCGGGTGCTCAAGATGACGATGGCGCAGGTTGCTCTGCACCGGGAAGACGATCGCACTCGGGCCGCGCGCGAGGTGCTGGGCGAGCTGCTCGCGATGGAGGAGCCGCGTCGGCACATCGCAGGGATCATGTCCCACCTGGACATTCGCTACGATCTGGGGCCGGGACATCCCCTCCTGGGGCGCCGCATGCCGGACCTCGATCTCGTCACCGCCGGCGGGCCACTCCGGGTCTTCACGCTCCTTCACGACGCGCGCCCTGTGCTACTCAACTTCGGCGCACCGCTCGCCCTCGACCTCTCTCCCTGGAGCGCGCGGCTCCGAGTCGTCGACGCGACGTACGACAGGCGGTGGGAGCTTCCGGTGATCGGTGAGGTCGATGCTCCCGCTGCAGTCCTGGTCCGCCCCGACGGACACGTGGCGTGGGTAGGAGGCGGCTCCGACCTGGGGCTGGCCGACGCACTGTCGACGTGGTGTGGACGACCGGAAGGGCAGGGCCCACGCGCCTCGCGCCAACGCCCCGGAGGGCGCCGCGATCGCTAG